In the Penaeus chinensis breed Huanghai No. 1 chromosome 31, ASM1920278v2, whole genome shotgun sequence genome, one interval contains:
- the LOC125041769 gene encoding protein tramtrack, beta isoform-like isoform X10, whose translation MGDGMLSLSWNNHHATFCDILSKLREKESYTDVTLSCEGNFYPLHKLVLSTCSEYFEKIFERTPCKHPVIVLNDIKCRELEALLSYMYAGEVSVPQSNLAMLIKVAEVLQIKGLAVPDTPPAPAKSKTSSLESGTERSSPHPPKRRRTEERLVDTTRTMHESTSPNVRLNPTEKGRQVTHEEGHPRKGQEEAQDPLSVSEIGREDYYAAEIKEEIIEDVVDTEDTQIGRTDHSIEYDAQLAPFKSEGSSRDSISGHTGSAEYSDPHFEHLNTSGLQTNEMNPGPSEMIEWHDGIVESDMTSGEGCSGVGILQPSSPMLGQQTPQLLAQQGMVALEGSSAAAAMVRVRGGYTRWTPEERLLIAKACIRMGPNKAARELSRTLNKKLSKSTVQNIHKQYLERVAKRQLVNAPLSLPQGRQGQ comes from the exons ATGGGTGATGGAATGCTATCCCTGTCTTGGAACAATCACCATGCTACTTTCTGTGATATATTAAGTAAATTAAGAGAAAAG gAAAGCTACACAGATGTAACACTGTCCTGTGAAGGAAATTTTTATCCATTGCATAAATTAGTCTTGTCAACGTGTAGTGAATATTTTGAGAAAATATTTGAAAGAACACCATGTAAACATCCAGTGATTGTGCTAAATGACATTAAGTGCAGAGAACTTGAGGCACTGTTGAGCTATATGTATGCTGGGGAAGTGAGTGTGCCACAGAGCAACCTAGCTATGCTTATAAAAGTGGCAGAAGTCCTGCAGATCAAGGGCCTGGCAGTGCCTGACACGCCCCCAGCTCCTGCCAAATCTAAGACAAGTTCTCTCGAGTCTGGGACCGAGAGAAGCAGCCCACACCCTCCTAAAAGACGCAGGACGGAGGAAAGACTCGTAGACACCACCAGAACGATGCACGAATCCACAAGTCCCAACGTCAGATTGAACCCCACCGAGAAAGGGAGACAAGTGACTCATGAAGAGGGACACCCCAGGAAAGGCCAGGAAGAAGCTCAAGACCCTCTTTCTGTGTCTGAGATTGGG CGGGAAGATTACTATGCTGCGGAAATTAAAGAGGAGATTATCGAGGATGTGGTTGACACTGAAGACACTCAGATAGGAAGGACAGATCACAGCATAGAATACGATGCTCAACTTGCCCCTTTCAAAAGTGAGGGCAGTAGTAGAGACAGCATATCAGGACACACAGGCTCAGCAGAATACAGTGATCCACATTTTGAACACCTCAACACCTCTGGACTGCAGACAAATGAAATGAACCCAGGACCCTCGGAGATGATTGAG TGGCATGACGGCATAGTAGAATCGGACATGACTTCCGGAGAAGGCTGTAGTGGAGTGGGCATCCTTCAGCCATCGTCACCCATGTTAGGCCAGCAAACACCACAGCTTCTAGCACAGCAAGGG ATGGTAGCACTTGAGGGCTCATCGGCAGCAGCGGCGATGGTCAGAGTCCGTGGAGGCTACACACGCTGGACGCCCGAGGAACGGCTCCTGATTGCCAAGGCATGCATAAGGATGGGGCCCAATAAGGCTGCCAGGGAGCTCTCCAGGACCCTCAACAAGAAGCTGAGCAAGTCCACTGTCCAAAATATCCACAAGCAGTACCTGGAAAGGGTGGCAAAGCGGCAGCTGGTCAATGCACCATTGAGTCTCCCTCAGGGGAGGCAAGGACAATGA
- the LOC125041769 gene encoding protein tramtrack, beta isoform-like isoform X5 encodes MGDGMLSLSWNNHHATFCDILSKLREKESYTDVTLSCEGNFYPLHKLVLSTCSEYFEKIFERTPCKHPVIVLNDIKCRELEALLSYMYAGEVSVPQSNLAMLIKVAEVLQIKGLAVPDTPPAPAKSKTSSLESGTERSSPHPPKRRRTEERLVDTTRTMHESTSPNVRLNPTEKGRQVTHEEGHPRKGQEEAQDPLSVSEIGREDYYAAEIKEEIIEDVVDTEDTQIGRTDHSIEYDAQLAPFKSEGSSRDSISGHTGSAEYSDPHFEHLNTSGLQTNEMNPGPSEMIEWHDGIVESDMTSGEGCSGVGILQPSSPMLGQQTPQLLAQQGMEASEHTALAKCRGVYNRWTPEERLQIGRACTEMGAAKAARELSKTLNKHLSRSTVRNIHRQYLDRVINSHQSDMPSSLPPARRGRRPVLSREQGKESQNLSK; translated from the exons ATGGGTGATGGAATGCTATCCCTGTCTTGGAACAATCACCATGCTACTTTCTGTGATATATTAAGTAAATTAAGAGAAAAG gAAAGCTACACAGATGTAACACTGTCCTGTGAAGGAAATTTTTATCCATTGCATAAATTAGTCTTGTCAACGTGTAGTGAATATTTTGAGAAAATATTTGAAAGAACACCATGTAAACATCCAGTGATTGTGCTAAATGACATTAAGTGCAGAGAACTTGAGGCACTGTTGAGCTATATGTATGCTGGGGAAGTGAGTGTGCCACAGAGCAACCTAGCTATGCTTATAAAAGTGGCAGAAGTCCTGCAGATCAAGGGCCTGGCAGTGCCTGACACGCCCCCAGCTCCTGCCAAATCTAAGACAAGTTCTCTCGAGTCTGGGACCGAGAGAAGCAGCCCACACCCTCCTAAAAGACGCAGGACGGAGGAAAGACTCGTAGACACCACCAGAACGATGCACGAATCCACAAGTCCCAACGTCAGATTGAACCCCACCGAGAAAGGGAGACAAGTGACTCATGAAGAGGGACACCCCAGGAAAGGCCAGGAAGAAGCTCAAGACCCTCTTTCTGTGTCTGAGATTGGG CGGGAAGATTACTATGCTGCGGAAATTAAAGAGGAGATTATCGAGGATGTGGTTGACACTGAAGACACTCAGATAGGAAGGACAGATCACAGCATAGAATACGATGCTCAACTTGCCCCTTTCAAAAGTGAGGGCAGTAGTAGAGACAGCATATCAGGACACACAGGCTCAGCAGAATACAGTGATCCACATTTTGAACACCTCAACACCTCTGGACTGCAGACAAATGAAATGAACCCAGGACCCTCGGAGATGATTGAG TGGCATGACGGCATAGTAGAATCGGACATGACTTCCGGAGAAGGCTGTAGTGGAGTGGGCATCCTTCAGCCATCGTCACCCATGTTAGGCCAGCAAACACCACAGCTTCTAGCACAGCAAGGG ATGGAAGCAAGTGAACATACAGCGCTGGCCAAGTGCCGGGGTGTTTACAACCGTTGGACGCCTGAGGAACGCCTTCAGATTGGCAGGGCTTGTACAGAGATGGGAGCCGCTAAGGCTGCACGGGAGCTCTCCAAGACCCTGAACAAGCACCTGAGTCGTTCAACCGTGCGCAACATCCACCGCCAGTACCTTGATAGGGTGATAAATAGCCATCAGTCTGACATGCCTTCCAGCCTCCCACCTGCAAGACGGGGTCGTCGTCCAGTGCTCAGTAGAGAGCAGGGCAAAGAATCACAGA ATCTTAGCAAATGA
- the LOC125041769 gene encoding protein tramtrack, beta isoform-like isoform X6 produces the protein MGDGMLSLSWNNHHATFCDILSKLREKESYTDVTLSCEGNFYPLHKLVLSTCSEYFEKIFERTPCKHPVIVLNDIKCRELEALLSYMYAGEVSVPQSNLAMLIKVAEVLQIKGLAVPDTPPAPAKSKTSSLESGTERSSPHPPKRRRTEERLVDTTRTMHESTSPNVRLNPTEKGRQVTHEEGHPRKGQEEAQDPLSVSEIGREDYYAAEIKEEIIEDVVDTEDTQIGRTDHSIEYDAQLAPFKSEGSSRDSISGHTGSAEYSDPHFEHLNTSGLQTNEMNPGPSEMIEWHDGIVESDMTSGEGCSGVGILQPSSPMLGQQTPQLLAQQGMVSKRTPVNKSRGTYIRWSPEERLEIARACSQMGLAKASREMSKRLNRKLSKSTAQNIYKQYLKMMEERQQSSEFPAAKRGPLPQGTTDCEQSHMTRYSTIN, from the exons ATGGGTGATGGAATGCTATCCCTGTCTTGGAACAATCACCATGCTACTTTCTGTGATATATTAAGTAAATTAAGAGAAAAG gAAAGCTACACAGATGTAACACTGTCCTGTGAAGGAAATTTTTATCCATTGCATAAATTAGTCTTGTCAACGTGTAGTGAATATTTTGAGAAAATATTTGAAAGAACACCATGTAAACATCCAGTGATTGTGCTAAATGACATTAAGTGCAGAGAACTTGAGGCACTGTTGAGCTATATGTATGCTGGGGAAGTGAGTGTGCCACAGAGCAACCTAGCTATGCTTATAAAAGTGGCAGAAGTCCTGCAGATCAAGGGCCTGGCAGTGCCTGACACGCCCCCAGCTCCTGCCAAATCTAAGACAAGTTCTCTCGAGTCTGGGACCGAGAGAAGCAGCCCACACCCTCCTAAAAGACGCAGGACGGAGGAAAGACTCGTAGACACCACCAGAACGATGCACGAATCCACAAGTCCCAACGTCAGATTGAACCCCACCGAGAAAGGGAGACAAGTGACTCATGAAGAGGGACACCCCAGGAAAGGCCAGGAAGAAGCTCAAGACCCTCTTTCTGTGTCTGAGATTGGG CGGGAAGATTACTATGCTGCGGAAATTAAAGAGGAGATTATCGAGGATGTGGTTGACACTGAAGACACTCAGATAGGAAGGACAGATCACAGCATAGAATACGATGCTCAACTTGCCCCTTTCAAAAGTGAGGGCAGTAGTAGAGACAGCATATCAGGACACACAGGCTCAGCAGAATACAGTGATCCACATTTTGAACACCTCAACACCTCTGGACTGCAGACAAATGAAATGAACCCAGGACCCTCGGAGATGATTGAG TGGCATGACGGCATAGTAGAATCGGACATGACTTCCGGAGAAGGCTGTAGTGGAGTGGGCATCCTTCAGCCATCGTCACCCATGTTAGGCCAGCAAACACCACAGCTTCTAGCACAGCAAGGG ATGGTCTCTAAGAGAACCCCAGTCAACAAGAGTCGAGGGACATACATTCGTTGGAGCCCGGAGGAGCGGCTGGAAATTGCAAGGGCATGCTCCCAGATGGGCTTGGCCAAAGCCTCCCGTGAAATGTCTAAAAGGCTGAACAGGAAGCTGAGCAAATCAACAGCACAAAACATCTACAAACAATACCTCAAGATGATGGAAGAGCGGCAGCAGAGCTCAGAATTCCCTGCAGCCAAACGAGGGCCCCTGCCCCAAGGGACCACAGACTGTGAACAGAGTCATATGACTAGGTACAGTACCATCAACTGA
- the LOC125041769 gene encoding protein tramtrack, beta isoform-like isoform X9: MGDGMLSLSWNNHHATFCDILSKLREKESYTDVTLSCEGNFYPLHKLVLSTCSEYFEKIFERTPCKHPVIVLNDIKCRELEALLSYMYAGEVSVPQSNLAMLIKVAEVLQIKGLAVPDTPPAPAKSKTSSLESGTERSSPHPPKRRRTEERLVDTTRTMHESTSPNVRLNPTEKGRQVTHEEGHPRKGQEEAQDPLSVSEIGREDYYAAEIKEEIIEDVVDTEDTQIGRTDHSIEYDAQLAPFKSEGSSRDSISGHTGSAEYSDPHFEHLNTSGLQTNEMNPGPSEMIEWHDGIVESDMTSGEGCSGVGILQPSSPMLGQQTPQLLAQQGILANERSLMAKCRGGYNRWTPEERLQIGKACTEMGPVKAARTLSKVLKKNLNESTVRNIHKQYLSMMERGRQSHSPATLPKGKRGPRSLLT; encoded by the exons ATGGGTGATGGAATGCTATCCCTGTCTTGGAACAATCACCATGCTACTTTCTGTGATATATTAAGTAAATTAAGAGAAAAG gAAAGCTACACAGATGTAACACTGTCCTGTGAAGGAAATTTTTATCCATTGCATAAATTAGTCTTGTCAACGTGTAGTGAATATTTTGAGAAAATATTTGAAAGAACACCATGTAAACATCCAGTGATTGTGCTAAATGACATTAAGTGCAGAGAACTTGAGGCACTGTTGAGCTATATGTATGCTGGGGAAGTGAGTGTGCCACAGAGCAACCTAGCTATGCTTATAAAAGTGGCAGAAGTCCTGCAGATCAAGGGCCTGGCAGTGCCTGACACGCCCCCAGCTCCTGCCAAATCTAAGACAAGTTCTCTCGAGTCTGGGACCGAGAGAAGCAGCCCACACCCTCCTAAAAGACGCAGGACGGAGGAAAGACTCGTAGACACCACCAGAACGATGCACGAATCCACAAGTCCCAACGTCAGATTGAACCCCACCGAGAAAGGGAGACAAGTGACTCATGAAGAGGGACACCCCAGGAAAGGCCAGGAAGAAGCTCAAGACCCTCTTTCTGTGTCTGAGATTGGG CGGGAAGATTACTATGCTGCGGAAATTAAAGAGGAGATTATCGAGGATGTGGTTGACACTGAAGACACTCAGATAGGAAGGACAGATCACAGCATAGAATACGATGCTCAACTTGCCCCTTTCAAAAGTGAGGGCAGTAGTAGAGACAGCATATCAGGACACACAGGCTCAGCAGAATACAGTGATCCACATTTTGAACACCTCAACACCTCTGGACTGCAGACAAATGAAATGAACCCAGGACCCTCGGAGATGATTGAG TGGCATGACGGCATAGTAGAATCGGACATGACTTCCGGAGAAGGCTGTAGTGGAGTGGGCATCCTTCAGCCATCGTCACCCATGTTAGGCCAGCAAACACCACAGCTTCTAGCACAGCAAGGG ATCTTAGCAAATGAGCGCTCATTGATGGCCAAGTGCCGAGGAGGCTACAACCGCTGGACGCCCGAGGAACGGCTGCAGATTGGCAAGGCCTGCACTGAGATGGGCCCCGTGAAGGCAGCACGAACACTGTCTAAGGTGCTGAAGAAAAATCTGAATGAGTCAACGGTGCGCAATATCCACAAGCAGTATCTGTCGATGATGGAGCGGGGTCGGCAGTCCCATTCGCCAGCCACTCTGCcaaaagggaagagaggtccTCGATCTCTCTTGACGTAG
- the LOC125041769 gene encoding protein tramtrack, beta isoform-like isoform X8, whose product MGDGMLSLSWNNHHATFCDILSKLREKESYTDVTLSCEGNFYPLHKLVLSTCSEYFEKIFERTPCKHPVIVLNDIKCRELEALLSYMYAGEVSVPQSNLAMLIKVAEVLQIKGLAVPDTPPAPAKSKTSSLESGTERSSPHPPKRRRTEERLVDTTRTMHESTSPNVRLNPTEKGRQVTHEEGHPRKGQEEAQDPLSVSEIGREDYYAAEIKEEIIEDVVDTEDTQIGRTDHSIEYDAQLAPFKSEGSSRDSISGHTGSAEYSDPHFEHLNTSGLQTNEMNPGPSEMIEWHDGIVESDMTSGEGCSGVGILQPSSPMLGQQTPQLLAQQGMVSKRTPVNKSRGTYIRWSPEERLEIARACSQMGLAKASREMSKRLNRKLSKSTAQNIYKQYLKMMEERQQSSEFPAAKRGPLPQGTTDCEQSHMTR is encoded by the exons ATGGGTGATGGAATGCTATCCCTGTCTTGGAACAATCACCATGCTACTTTCTGTGATATATTAAGTAAATTAAGAGAAAAG gAAAGCTACACAGATGTAACACTGTCCTGTGAAGGAAATTTTTATCCATTGCATAAATTAGTCTTGTCAACGTGTAGTGAATATTTTGAGAAAATATTTGAAAGAACACCATGTAAACATCCAGTGATTGTGCTAAATGACATTAAGTGCAGAGAACTTGAGGCACTGTTGAGCTATATGTATGCTGGGGAAGTGAGTGTGCCACAGAGCAACCTAGCTATGCTTATAAAAGTGGCAGAAGTCCTGCAGATCAAGGGCCTGGCAGTGCCTGACACGCCCCCAGCTCCTGCCAAATCTAAGACAAGTTCTCTCGAGTCTGGGACCGAGAGAAGCAGCCCACACCCTCCTAAAAGACGCAGGACGGAGGAAAGACTCGTAGACACCACCAGAACGATGCACGAATCCACAAGTCCCAACGTCAGATTGAACCCCACCGAGAAAGGGAGACAAGTGACTCATGAAGAGGGACACCCCAGGAAAGGCCAGGAAGAAGCTCAAGACCCTCTTTCTGTGTCTGAGATTGGG CGGGAAGATTACTATGCTGCGGAAATTAAAGAGGAGATTATCGAGGATGTGGTTGACACTGAAGACACTCAGATAGGAAGGACAGATCACAGCATAGAATACGATGCTCAACTTGCCCCTTTCAAAAGTGAGGGCAGTAGTAGAGACAGCATATCAGGACACACAGGCTCAGCAGAATACAGTGATCCACATTTTGAACACCTCAACACCTCTGGACTGCAGACAAATGAAATGAACCCAGGACCCTCGGAGATGATTGAG TGGCATGACGGCATAGTAGAATCGGACATGACTTCCGGAGAAGGCTGTAGTGGAGTGGGCATCCTTCAGCCATCGTCACCCATGTTAGGCCAGCAAACACCACAGCTTCTAGCACAGCAAGGG ATGGTCTCTAAGAGAACCCCAGTCAACAAGAGTCGAGGGACATACATTCGTTGGAGCCCGGAGGAGCGGCTGGAAATTGCAAGGGCATGCTCCCAGATGGGCTTGGCCAAAGCCTCCCGTGAAATGTCTAAAAGGCTGAACAGGAAGCTGAGCAAATCAACAGCACAAAACATCTACAAACAATACCTCAAGATGATGGAAGAGCGGCAGCAGAGCTCAGAATTCCCTGCAGCCAAACGAGGGCCCCTGCCCCAAGGGACCACAGACTGTGAACAGAGTCATATGACTAG